A segment of the Luteolibacter arcticus genome:
GAGAGGCGCTGTTCACGTTTCATTTCTTAAGACGGAGGAAATCGAACGCCCGCGGCGACGCGGGAAGCTATAGGATTGCCGGTTGCCTGCGCAGTCGCATCGCCGCCGCGCCCCTCATTCGTCCGCCAAGTCTCTTCCGATCTCCCCACAAGTCCCGATGTCACTCCTTTGACCCATCTACCCCGACCCATGAAACAACCCACCACCACGACCCTCCATCGCCTCGCGCTGTGCGCCGGCCTCGCCCTTGCTCCACAGGCTCACGCAGCGCCGGTGATCAAGTCGGCCACCGGCACTGATCTCGCCACTGGCGCTAGCTGGGGCGGCACGGCGCCCACCGGCACCGACACGGCTACCTGGAATGCCTCGTCACTCGGCGATGGCCTGACGCTGAACTCGAGTGCGGCATGGAATGGACTCGCAGTCACGGGTGCGACGGCTCCGGTATCGATCAGCGGCGCCGGCATGCTGTCGCTCGGTTCGGGCGGCCTCGACCTTTCCACCTCACCGGTGAATCTTACGATCGGTCACCCGGTGGAGCTTGCGGCGGCGCAAACCTGGAAGGTTGCAAGTGGCAGGACGATCACCTCCTCTGGTGTCATCTCGGGCAGCGGGGCCCTGACGATCGGCAGCACCGGGCAGTTGGTCACCACCACCACGTTCCTCACGAATACCGCGCAGACGCTTTTCCCTAACACCTCGCTGGCGGGCGTGACGAGCGCTGGCGGCAAGATCGGCGGCGGATGGGTCGGCGCGGGTACCCCGGTCAATGCCAGCGGCTACCTGCTCACCAACAACGGCACCACGGCGAGCTTCTGGCTGCAGGCAGTGGATGGTGGCTTCACAAAGGGCGTCCGGGTCGAGCTTGCCCAGTCCGGCGCCGATATCACCGCACGATCCACGGCCGCCAAGAATGTCAGCGGCTCTAACCTCGGCTTCAACTTCGACACCGGCGGCGCGACCAGCCCGCTCGCCACGGTGCAGACCGGAGACGGCTATGGCGCACACACCACCACGCTTCAGGTCGGAGCCGACACCACGGGCACGCTGGTATTCTCGGGGCTCAATACCTACACCGGCGCGACGTCGGTCACCCGCGGCATCTTGCGAGCCGGCATCTCGTCGGTGGCTGGCAGCGGGGGAGCCTTCGGCAATGAATCGGCAGTGAGCCTCGCAAACGCGGCAAGCACTGGACTTGATCTGAATGGCTTCGACACCCTCGTCGGCTCGCTCACCGGCGGCGGCACCGTCGGCGGCGGTATCACGCTGGGCGCGGCGACGCTCACCACTGGCGGCGACAATAGCAGCCCGGCGGCGTATGCCGGTGTCATCGGCGGCACCGGTGGCGTGGTGAAAACCGGCAGCGGCACGCAGATCCTGAGCGGTGCGAATACCTACAGCGGCGGCACGATCGTGAGTGGCAGCGGCACGCTGACAGGGTCGGCGGGGGTGGCTTTCACGGGCACGCAGGGGGGAGCTTTCGGAACGGGGGCGATCACCGTGAACAGCGGTGCGACGCTCCGGGCCACCACGCCATTCGTGATTGGCGGCGGACAGAACACGACCCGCGTTCTCAATCTCAACGGAGGCACGGCGAACCTCCAAGGCGGCGGCACGGGCGGCGAGTATCTCAAGACCATCAATCTGACCGGTGGGTCGATGAGCATCGACAGCGGCACCGTCTATTTCCGCGCTCCGACCGGAGGCACGGCGCTCCATTCCTTCGCGGCTCCGGTGGCCTCGACGATCGCGACGGGCATCGACCTGACGCTCGGTCATCTCACGGTGGACGCCGCGGCTGGCACGGTGCCGGACGGCCACGACCTGGTAATCAGTGGCAACATCAGCCAGAACACCGGCGCCGGCTCGGGGGCCAAGACTCTGACGAAAACCGGCACTGGCACGCTGGTATTGGCTGGCTCTAACAACAGCTACACCGGTGTCACCACCGTCAGCGCGGGGACGCTCGTGGTGAATGGCACGCTTGCCACAGCGGCCGGATCGGTGGAGGTCGGAGCGACGGGTACGCTCGATGGCGCCGGCACGATCAACCGGCCAGTCAATCTTGCGGCAGGATCGGTGATCACGCCCGCCGGCGCCACCATCGGCACGCTCACGGTCGGCGGCACGGTCACCCTGCAGGGGACGACGGTTCTCCAGATCCACAAAGACAGCGGCAGCGGGCTTACCCAGGACTTGCTGGATGCTGACGCCGTGAACTTCGGCGGCACGCTGGAAGTGACGGCGACCGGGGATGCCCTGGCGCTCGGCGATTCTTTTCTGCTTTTCGACGCGGCCACCTATGGCGGCGGGTTCACATCGTTCAGTCTGCCGGCCCTGGCGGGGGGCTTGAGCTGGGATTTCGGCGGGCTCGCGTCCTCCGGCATCCTGACAGTGGTCAACTATGTGAGCACGCCGGCGTTCTCGCCATCGGGCGGGGGCTTTGCAGGGACGCCATCGGTGACCATCACCTCGGAGTCGGGCGCGACAATTCACTACACGGTGAATGGCAGCACGCCGACCGCCGCTTCGCCGGTTTATGCGGGGCCGATCATGCTGCCGGCGAATACCGCGACCTTCACGCTGAAGGCCTTCGCGAAGAAAGCGGGCAAGGCGGACAGCCCGGTGACGACTGGCGTGTATCACACCATCGACACGCCGACATGGATCACGAATGGCGATGCCTACTGGGGCAGTCAACCGGGTGACGAAGCCAACTGGCAGAACATGGTCATCGCCGGTGGCAGCGGTGCCTCCGCGAATTTCAGCTCCCTGGCACTGACGCAGTCCACCACGGTCACGCTGGATGGCTCGCGGGTCATCGGTCACCTGGCGTTCGGCGATGCCTCGCCGTCACCGACCTCCGATTGGTCGCTGATCCCGCAGAGCGGCTCGATGCTAACGCTGGCGACCGATACCGGCACGCCTTCGATCACGGTCAACAACCAGACCACTACGATCAGTGCGCCGGTGGCGGGCACCCAGGGCTTCACGAAGTCCGGTGCCGGCACGCTCAAGCTGGCCGGCTCGCAATCCTACACCGGTGACACCGTGGTGAATGCGGGAAGCCTGCTGCTCGACAGCTCTGCGGTTGCCAGCAACACCCCGCAAATCGCGAGCGAAAAGATCGTCAACAACTCGGCAGTCACCTTCCTCCGTGCAGCGACCGGCTTCACCCACATCAACCCGTCCTTGTCAGGAGCGGGGGACTACTTCGTGGATGGTCCTGGTGGCGGTGGTGTCTATGACAACCGGGTGGCCTTCCGGGGCACCGCGTCCGACAACACCGGCACGATCCACCTGATCAATGG
Coding sequences within it:
- a CDS encoding beta strand repeat-containing protein; protein product: MKQPTTTTLHRLALCAGLALAPQAHAAPVIKSATGTDLATGASWGGTAPTGTDTATWNASSLGDGLTLNSSAAWNGLAVTGATAPVSISGAGMLSLGSGGLDLSTSPVNLTIGHPVELAAAQTWKVASGRTITSSGVISGSGALTIGSTGQLVTTTTFLTNTAQTLFPNTSLAGVTSAGGKIGGGWVGAGTPVNASGYLLTNNGTTASFWLQAVDGGFTKGVRVELAQSGADITARSTAAKNVSGSNLGFNFDTGGATSPLATVQTGDGYGAHTTTLQVGADTTGTLVFSGLNTYTGATSVTRGILRAGISSVAGSGGAFGNESAVSLANAASTGLDLNGFDTLVGSLTGGGTVGGGITLGAATLTTGGDNSSPAAYAGVIGGTGGVVKTGSGTQILSGANTYSGGTIVSGSGTLTGSAGVAFTGTQGGAFGTGAITVNSGATLRATTPFVIGGGQNTTRVLNLNGGTANLQGGGTGGEYLKTINLTGGSMSIDSGTVYFRAPTGGTALHSFAAPVASTIATGIDLTLGHLTVDAAAGTVPDGHDLVISGNISQNTGAGSGAKTLTKTGTGTLVLAGSNNSYTGVTTVSAGTLVVNGTLATAAGSVEVGATGTLDGAGTINRPVNLAAGSVITPAGATIGTLTVGGTVTLQGTTVLQIHKDSGSGLTQDLLDADAVNFGGTLEVTATGDALALGDSFLLFDAATYGGGFTSFSLPALAGGLSWDFGGLASSGILTVVNYVSTPAFSPSGGGFAGTPSVTITSESGATIHYTVNGSTPTAASPVYAGPIMLPANTATFTLKAFAKKAGKADSPVTTGVYHTIDTPTWITNGDAYWGSQPGDEANWQNMVIAGGSGASANFSSLALTQSTTVTLDGSRVIGHLAFGDASPSPTSDWSLIPQSGSMLTLATDTGTPSITVNNQTTTISAPVAGTQGFTKSGAGTLKLAGSQSYTGDTVVNAGSLLLDSSAVASNTPQIASEKIVNNSAVTFLRAATGFTHINPSLSGAGDYFVDGPGGGGVYDNRVAFRGTASDNTGTIHLINGGRLWVDAAGANAIGDSAIVDVGATASFHIYRGVTETIGGLQGSGEVWGRDSLTTPVATLVVGGGDKTASFSGVLKQDVTPLAITKIGTGTQTFAGTNTYTGATTVEGGRLAGTGAIGSDVTVKSGATLAPGAGVGTMDAKALTFETGSTLQVEVNSTSGTADKVVAHGAVSLTGVTADFTEVGSGTVAAGTKLVILDYTGQSLTGIFTGLAEGASVVIGANSFTLSYADSSRVTLTIPGGGFSSWAAANAPGQTMAMDHDHDGVANGIEYFMGVNGSAFTANPAMNAARLISWPKGAGYTGVYGTDYVVQTSINLTTWDDVLVGDVVIESDSVDYTLPTGGSPKFMRLKVTGP